TTGAGATCGCCGATAACGTCGCCGGTGAAGTCGTCCGGGGTCTCGACCTCGCAGGCCATGACGGGCTCGAGGAGCACCGGCCCTGCTGCTGCGGCGGCGTCCTTGAACGCCATGGATCCGGCGATCTTGAAGGCGATGTCGGTCGAGTCCACGTCGTGGAAGCTGCCGTCGTAAAGCTCGGCCCTCACGTCGACCACCGGGAAGCCGGCGACGATGCCGCCGTCCAGCGCCTCGGCGATCCCCTTCTCGGTGGGTCCGATGAACTCTTTGGGGATCACCCCGCCGACGGTCGAGTCCACGAACTCGAAGCCCGTGCCCGGCTCGCGCGGCGAGAGGCGGATCCAGCAGTGGCCGTACTGACCGCGGCCGCCCGTCTGCCGGATGTACTTACCCTCGGCCGCGGCGGTCCGCGTGATCGTCTCCCGATACGAGACCTGCGGCTTGCCGACGTTCGCCTGGACCTTGAACTCGCGCAAGAGCCGGTCGACGGTGATCTCGAGGTGGAGCTCGCCCATGCCGGAGATGAGGGTCTGCCCGCTCTCCTCGTCGGTGTGGACGCGGAAGGACGGATCCTCGAGGGCCAGCCGCTGGAGGGAGATCCCGAGCTTCTCCTGATCCGCCTTCGTCTTCGGTTCGATGGCGACGGAGATCACCGGCTCCGGGAACTCCATCTTCTCGAGGATGATCGGCGCCTTGTCGTCGCAGAGGGTGTCACCCGTGGTGGCGAGCTTGAGGCCCACCGCGGCGGCGATGTCGCCGGCGTGGATGTCCTCGATCTCCTCGCGCTTGTTCGAGTGCATCCGGAGGATGCGCCCCACCCTCTCGCGCTTGCCCTTCACCGAGTTCCACACCGTGCTGCCGGCCTCGAGCTTGCCGGAGTAGACGCGGAAGAAGGTGAGCTGACCCACGAAGGGGTCGTTCATGATCTTGAACGCGAGAGCGGAGAAGGGAGCGTCGTCGCTCGTCGGGCGGCTGTCGTCGGCGCCGTCGGGCGTCTTCCCGTGGACGTCGGGGATGTCCACCGGCGCAGGGAGGTACTCGACGACGGCATCGAGGATCTGCTGGATGCCCTTGTTCTTGAACGCCGAGCCGCAGAGGACCGGCGTGACCTTCATGGCGATGGTCGCCAGCCGGAGCACGGGGCGGATGCGCTCCGCCGGGATCTCCTCGCCGGAGAGGTAGAGCTCGAGCAGGGAGTCGTCGTACTCCGCGATCGCCTCGACGAGGGCAGCGCGCGCCTCCTCGATCCGCTCGGCCTGCTCCGCGTCCGGATCCTCGATCCGAACCAGCATCCCGGCCGACTCGTCATCGAAGTGGATCGCCTTGCGGTCGATCACGTCGAGCACGCCGGCGAAATGTTCCTCGGCGCCGATGGGCAGGAAGATCGGGATCGCGTTGGTCTTGAGCCGATCGCGCATCATGGCGATGGCGCGGTCGAAGTCGGCCCCGACGCGATCCATCTTGTTCACAAAGGCGATTCGGGGGACGTGGTACTTGTTGGCCTGCCGCCAGACCGTCTCGGACTGGGGCTGCACACCGGCCACGGAGTCGAAGACCGCCACCGCGCCGTCGAGGACGCGCAGGCAGCGCTCCACCTCGATGGTGAAGTCGACGTGACCCGGGGTGTCGATGATGTTGATGCGGTTTTCGCGCCAGAAGCAGGTGGTCGCGGCCGAGGTGATCGTGATCCCTCGCTCCCGCTCCTGCTCCATCCAGTCCATGGTGGCAGCGCCCTCATGGACCTCGCCGGTCTTGTGGATGATGCCGGTGTAGAAGAGGATTCGCTCGGTCGTGGTGGTCTTGCCCGCGTCGATGTGGGCCATGATCCCGATGTTGCGGGTCCGCTCGAGCGGGTAGGCAATGGACATCTTTCGTACCCTTTCCTCGCGACCTGGGCCGCGGCTCGATGGCGGAGCGCCGGCTTTGTACCGGACACCCGCTTCGGGGAACACCTTCGCGCCGCCTTCGGGTTGCGACGCTCGACCAAGCTGTCAGAGAGCGGTGCTGCTTTCTGCCCTTCTGCCCGTGTCAGCTTTTCAGCTGCCTCTACTACCTATCCGATGCGGGCGCGTCCTCTCGGAAGCGCCCGCGCCGGTCGCTACCACCGATAGTGCGAGAAGGCCTTGTTGGCCTCTGCCATCTTGTGGGTGTCCTCGCGCTTCTTCACGGCGGCGCCGCGGTTGTTCGCCGCGTCGAGGATCTCGCCGGCCAGCTTCTCGGCCATGGTCTTCTCGCCGCGGCTGGCGGCGAAGGTGATCAGCCAGCGCATGCCGAGGGCGACCCGGCGGTCCTGGCGAACCTCGACCGGGACCTGGTAGGTGGCGCCACCGACTCGGCGGCTCTTCACCTCGAGGACCGGCTTGACGTTGTCGAGGGCCTTCTTGAAGAGCTTGAGGGGCTCCTCACCGGTGGCCTTGGACTCGACGATGTCGAACGCGCCGTAGACGATCCGCTCGGCGGTCGACTTCTTGCCGTCCCGCATCACGTCGTTCATGAACTTCGCGACGAGGCGATCGTTGAACTTGGGGTCCGGGAGAATCTTGCGCTTCTCTACTTCACGACGGCGAGGCATCTTCCTCTACCTTTTCGAATCTGGTTGAAGGAGTCCGGTCGTGCGTGCGGCGCGGACCCCCTTGAAAACGAGAGATCAGCCCGGCTTCTTGGCGCCGTACTTCGAGCGGCTCTGCTTCCGGTTCGCCACGCCGACCGAGTCGAGGCTGCCACGGACGATGTGATAGCGGACACCGGGGAGGTCCTTGACACGGCCGCCGCGGATCAGCACCACCGAGTGCTCCTGCAGGTTATGGCCGACGCCCGGGATGTAGCTCGTGACCTCGATCCCGTTGGTGAGGCGGACGCGGGCGACCTTGCGAAGAGCCGAGTTCGGCTTCTTGGGGGTGGTCGTGTAGACGCGCGTGCAAACGCCACGCTTCTGGGGAGAGAACTCGAGGGCGGGAGCCTTCTCCTTGGCCTTCATGGCCACGCGGCCCCTGCGGATCAGCTGGTTGATCGTCGGCATTCGATTCGATCCAAGAAGTTCCCGTCGACACATCGGGAACGTGGGTTCAAACAAAAGAGCGCCGCATTATAGGGATCGCGAGATCCCTGTCAAGCAGCGGATACCGCCACGGTGGCGGCGTCGAAAGGCGCATACCGGCAACGCCCCAGTGGGAGCCGCGGCCGAAAATGAATCGGGCGGGCTCATATCGATTGCGAAAGGCTGCTGTCAAGGAGATTGCGAAGCGCCTGCCCTTCCGGTCGCCCAGGCGCGGCCCGTGCCGCTTCCCGGCTGGCGGCATATGCGCGATTCGATTGCCTTGCCGCCCACTTGCCGGCTTGCTACCCGAGCGGCCATGTTGACCCTGCACCCGATGGTCCGCGGAGCGAGGAGCGCGTGAGATCCTTCGTCACCGAGTCCGGTCCCGAGACGCCGGCCCACCGGGAGATCCCGAGGGAACGGCGGATCTACGTGAACCGCAACCTCCGCATGGATCGGATCGAGGCGGTCGGCTTCGACATGGATTACACGCTGGCGATCTACCGGATGCGACGGATCGAGCAGCTCTCCTTCGACATGACGATCGCGCTCCTGGTGCGATCGTTCGGCTATCCCGAGGAGATCCTATCGATCCGCTACGACCCGGAGTTCGTGGTCCGGGGACTCGTGGTCGACAAGGAGCGCGGCAACCTCCTGAAGATGGACCGTTTCAACTACGTGGGCCGCGTCTACCACGGCAGGAAGGCGCTGCCCCGCGAGGAGCGCTGGCGGCTCTACCGCGACGAGAAGATCCGGGCGGCCTCCCCTCGCTATGCGTGGATCGATACGCTCTTCGCGCTGCCGGAGGCGTCGATCTACGCGGAGATCATCGAGCTCCTCGAGCCAGCGAGGCGCCTCGATTACGGCAAGCTCTACGACGACATCCGGGAAGCCATCGACACGGTCCACCGTGACGGCTCGCTCAAGTCCGAGATCCAGAAAGATCTGGACGGCTTCGTGGTTCGGGATCCCGAGCTGGGCCCCGCGCTGCACAAGTTGCGCTCGAGCGGCAAGAAGCTCTTCCTCCTCACCAACTCGCTCTGGGATTACACCTCCGCGGTGATGACCCACCTCCTCGACGGCGTGCTCCCGGAGTACCCGTCGTGGCGCGCGTACTTCGAATACGTGCTGGTCGGCGGAGCGAAGCCGCGGTTCTTCACCGAGAGCCACCCTCTCCTCGAGCTCGATCCCGGCGGTGGCGTGATCGGCAAGGCCGAGGCCCTGGAGAAGGGAAAGGCCTACCAGGGAGGCAACCTCGTCGACTTCGAGAAGATGATGGGGATCGGCGGGGAGAAGATCCTCTACGTCGGCGATCACATCTACGGCGACATCGTGAGATCGAAGAAGAGCTCGCTGTGGCGGACCTGCATGGTGGTCGAGGAGCTCGAGGTCGAGCTCGAGCACCTGATGAGGCACGCAGACGAGCTGGGGACGCTCGCCGCCGAAGAGCGCCGGCAGGCGAGCCTCGAGGATGACCTGAACCTCGAGAGGAGCCGTCTGAACGCCCTGGACCGGCGGCTCATCCACGGAGATCTCGAGGGCGAGCCGCGCGAGGCGCTCGAGAGGACGCGCGCCGAGTCGAAGCGAAGCATGGAGCAACTCCGTCGCTCGATCCGCGAGACCTCCGAGACCGTCTCGCGGCTGTCGGGGCTGATCGACGAAGGCTTCAACCGCTATTGGGGCCTGACGTTCAAGGAAGGGCCGGAGAACAGCCGCTTCGGGGAGCAGATCGAAGACTACGCCTGCATCTACACCAGCCGTGTCTCGAACCTGCTCTTCAGCTCGCCGATGCAGTACTTCCGGGCGCCCCGGGCGCTCATGCCACACGAGGTGGGCCTGGGGACGTTCTCGGTCTACGGCACCGACGACCGGCGCCCCGGGGATCGACTGGGAGGCGACTACGGCGCTTGAGCCCGTTTGGGGCGATGTCCGCTCGCGGGGCACGGGCGCGCTACGGGGGCGACCGGATCCCCTCGATGCCCTCGTCCGTAGGCAGGTCCCCCAACACGACGGCTCGCCTCGCCAGCACCTGGATCTGGGGGAAAAGCGGATCGTCGGTGAACGTGATGTTGTCGAAGGCACGCTTCACGACGTCGGGCCGGAGCTTCTTCCCTTTGTCGTTCAGCCATTGCTGGACCTGGCTCCTCGAGGGCCCCGGATCCTCCTGGAGCCGCCGGATCGCCTCACGGTTCGCGGCGAGGAAGCGGTCGACCAGATCAGGTCGGGCCTTGAGGGCGTCCGTCGACGCGATGACAACGGTGGTGGGAAACTTGCCGTCGGGCCAGAGCGAGCGCTCGTCGACGAGGACGACGCCCCCCGCCTCGAGGACGAGGCGGCTCACCCACGGCTCCGGAACCCACGCCGCCGCCAGCCTGTCGCGTCCGAAGAGCGAGAAGATGTCGGCCGGCGTGACCGGCAGGACCTCGACGTTGCCGCCCGCGCTCTTGGCCTTCAAGCCGTAATCCCGAAGCCAGAAGCGCAGCGAGACGTCCTGGGTGTTGGCGATCGCGGGTGACGCAACCTTCTCGCCGACGAGATCCTGCGGGCCGTGGATCCTCGGTTTGACCACCAGGGCCGCCCCGCCGGAGGCGGCGCCCGCGATGAGCCGCAGCGCCTTTCCATTGCTGCGGAAGTAGCCGTTCACCGCCGGGTTGGGTCCGATGTAGGCAACGTCGAGGTCGCCGGCGAAGAGAGCCTCGATAACGGACGGCCCGGCCGTAAAGACCCGGTCCTTCACCACGACGTCGTTGCCGAGCCGCTCGCGGAACAGCCCGCTCTGGAATCCGAGCAAGCCGGGAGCATGTGTCATGTTGGGCATGACGCCCACGCGGAAGACCCGCCTGCCATCCCGATCGTGCGGATCCCGATCGCGGGTGCAGCCGGCGAAGGCGATCGCCAGCGCGACGATCCAGGCCACGATCCACATGCCGGGGAAGCTGACGACGCCAGGCCCCGATAGCAATGCCCCCGGGCGAAGCGCGGCGACCGAACGCCATTCTCTGCGGTCCGCGTCGAGCCCCGTCCATCAATGTACGGTCGAAGCGCCGTGCGTCTCGACGTTCTCGACCGTTCGCTCATGAACGCAAGCGGCGGGCGTTCGGTCGATCAACAGACTCAAGAGCTCTGGGCGACTGTAGTGCCCGACCGAATCCATCATCTGTTTGCGTCTGTCGATCAAAGATAAATCGAGCTCGGCAACGACGGCGCCTTCGCCGGAACGTAGAGGGTCACCCATCAATTGTCCGTCCGGATCGACGATCGAAGTGAAGCATCCACCTGAGATCGGGCCGATGCTGCACCCCGAGTCCTCCATGATGCGCGCTTGCTGCTCGTCGGTCAGCCACGCGGAGGCGCTCAGGACGAAGCAAGCGGCTTCGAGGGCATGTTGGCGAATATTGACCTCGATCTGCGAGGTGAAGAGGTCGCCGAAGATCGAACCTGGAAACATCGCCGAATGAATCTGTTCGCCATCGGCCATCAATGCGAAGCGTGCGAGCGGATTGTAATGTTCCCAGCACACCAATTGACCGATCCGCCCGACCTCGCTGTCGACGGCTCTCAGCCCGGAACCGTCGCCTTGTCCCCAGATCATGCGCTCGTGATGCGTCGGCATGATCTTGCGGCGACGCTGGAGCAGAGTGCCGTCGGCATCGAACAGCAGTTGCGTGTCGTAGAGGGTGCCGCCGTCGCGTTCGTTGATGCCGATGGATACCACCATTTCGGCTTGCCTGCAGGCGTCCGCGATCGCGTGAGTGGCGGCCGACGGTACGGTCACAGCCTGCTCGAACAGCCGCTGCTGGTCCTCCCCTCTCCTCATTTCACTCCCCGACTGCACAAAGGAGAAATAGGGGTAATAGGGTACGACCGCCTCCGGGAACGTGGCGAATTGAACACCCCGCCGCCCGAGCTCGACGATCCTCCGGGTGACCTTCTCTACGGTGCCCTCTCGGCTGTAGAGGACCGGAGCGATCTGTACGGCAGCCGCTTTGACGACGGTCATCGGATGGCCTCCATGCCTTCGTCGTTGGAAGACAGCTCCTCTACGGCGAAGTAGAGTCCTGGCCCTCCATCGATGCTGCGTGCGTGCGCTCGATGGTCTCTTTGAGCAGCCGTGCGACCTTCTCGTCGAGCGACCGCGCGACGGCGTCGATCTCGGGCGAGGCGAACTGCGCCATGGTCGCCGACGGCAGGTCGTAGGTCACCAACACGCGCCGGTGTTCGATTTCGTGCACGAAGATCCGCAATGGAACGTAGAGGCCAGCGCGGGCGTCATGCTTCGTCATCTGAACGGCGATCAGCGCGTTGCCGAAGACGTAGGTGGTAGCGCGCACCGCCCTGCCGGTGAAGGCTGTGAGGAGAGCGCCATGTTCGAGCTTCTGAAACAACGTGAAGTCGAGTGGCCCAACGAACGCCGAGAGCTTCTCCTTTGCGGCTCGCGGCGACAGCGACGCGAGATCGTCGAGCGCGGCGGGGTCCATCCGTCCCATCAGCCCTTCGAGGGCGCTCGTAAACTCTCCGTGCGAAACGTCGAGTGTGATCTCGAGACGAGACCCTTCGTATGCGGAAACATAGGGTGGCATTGGCATTCGCGGGCCTCCACTGATCGGTTCCCGAAACTGAGGGCAGGTATGCTTCAGGGCTCCTTGCCTGCGAATTGATCGCCGAATGGAGTACCGGCGAATTTCTCTCGCAGCAGGCGGGACAAGAGCAGGAGCGAGCTGCGAGGCCGGTAGCTCGCGACGACCCGCTGTGTCTCCCGATCGGCGTTGCGGGTGACCAGTACGACACAGCCAATAGGCTCACCCCGTACTACGGCGATGTATTCCTCGAGGAAGCCGTTGTCGCCGCAGGGGCCGGCGAACTTGTGTTCCTGACGTTCATAGAGGGAGCGGATGGCGACCACGATTGATCGGACGGCCTCCGCGCCCTGCACGGCGCCGTCGAGCAGCGAGCCCTCCAGCGTGGCATCGACGGCCAGTTCGTCCAACCATGCTGGGTAGTAGTCTTTTAGAGCGGGAGGGCCCCATTCCAGATATGCGGCGCGGGCGTGGCCCTTGGCCATGAGACATTCCTCCCCTGCTGAGACCACATCCAATAGGGTTGTGCTCGGCGCGATGAAGGTCAAGTCCGCCTCGCGTGTGTTCAAGGACTCCTCCCCGAGCTCAGGCGACGGTCGCTTCCTCGTTCGTGAACTTGCTCGTGACGAGCTCTCGAGCCGGAAAGGTCAAATCCGCGCGTTGAGCAGGCCGAGCTCAATTGCGCTCGGAAATCGAAGGAGCAATCGCTCGATCGCTCCCCCGTTGCTCCGGAAGTTGCCGTTCAAGGCTCGCGGGTGCAGCCCGCGGCGGCGACCGCCAACGCGACGATCCAGGCGAAGATCCACATGTGGGGGGAGCTGACGTCGCCCGGACCCGGTAGCACCGACCCTGGCGAAGCGTGCGTGGCTCGGAGGCAGGAGGGCAGCCCTTGAAGGCATGCCCTCCTGCCCGACGAGTGGTGCCGACGGAGGGAATCGAACCCGCGACCTGCGCATTACGAATGCGCTGCTCTACCAACTGAGCTACGTCGGCCCAACGTGCCGAGGATCGCAAGCGATCGTCGACGGCGCGGGTTTGTGCCATCCTCGACCGCGAACGTCAAGCGGTGAGTTGAGCTTTCGACCGCCGGCGCCGGGTGGAAGGCTTGAACGAGCCTCCCCGGAGACGTATAGCATCCGGACCGTGTGCCCTGCCGTACGGGGCCGGAGGATGGATGAAGTCACTCACGAAACGTGCGCACCTCGCGATTCTGGCTCCCTTGGCCGTTCTCGTGGTGCTCGCCGGTCCCGCCCACGCTACGGTCGTCCGCTACCTGGAGCTCAAGGAACAGGTGGACCTCTCACGGCTGGTCGTGCGCGCCAGGACCGGCAAGACGGCCACCACCTTCGTCGGGAAGGACGGCAGGCCCCGCACCGACCGCCCCTTCGAGATCCTCGAGACGTACAAGG
The Vulgatibacter incomptus DNA segment above includes these coding regions:
- the fusA gene encoding elongation factor G, which translates into the protein MSIAYPLERTRNIGIMAHIDAGKTTTTERILFYTGIIHKTGEVHEGAATMDWMEQERERGITITSAATTCFWRENRINIIDTPGHVDFTIEVERCLRVLDGAVAVFDSVAGVQPQSETVWRQANKYHVPRIAFVNKMDRVGADFDRAIAMMRDRLKTNAIPIFLPIGAEEHFAGVLDVIDRKAIHFDDESAGMLVRIEDPDAEQAERIEEARAALVEAIAEYDDSLLELYLSGEEIPAERIRPVLRLATIAMKVTPVLCGSAFKNKGIQQILDAVVEYLPAPVDIPDVHGKTPDGADDSRPTSDDAPFSALAFKIMNDPFVGQLTFFRVYSGKLEAGSTVWNSVKGKRERVGRILRMHSNKREEIEDIHAGDIAAAVGLKLATTGDTLCDDKAPIILEKMEFPEPVISVAIEPKTKADQEKLGISLQRLALEDPSFRVHTDEESGQTLISGMGELHLEITVDRLLREFKVQANVGKPQVSYRETITRTAAAEGKYIRQTGGRGQYGHCWIRLSPREPGTGFEFVDSTVGGVIPKEFIGPTEKGIAEALDGGIVAGFPVVDVRAELYDGSFHDVDSTDIAFKIAGSMAFKDAAAAAGPVLLEPVMACEVETPDDFTGDVIGDLNSRRGRIQGMEPHHGLQVIRAEVPFAEMFGYATDLRSKTQGRATYSMQFSHYQEVPKNIADAIVTRIRGY
- a CDS encoding DUF302 domain-containing protein; amino-acid sequence: MPMPPYVSAYEGSRLEITLDVSHGEFTSALEGLMGRMDPAALDDLASLSPRAAKEKLSAFVGPLDFTLFQKLEHGALLTAFTGRAVRATTYVFGNALIAVQMTKHDARAGLYVPLRIFVHEIEHRRVLVTYDLPSATMAQFASPEIDAVARSLDEKVARLLKETIERTHAASMEGQDSTSP
- the rpsL gene encoding 30S ribosomal protein S12; translated protein: MPTINQLIRRGRVAMKAKEKAPALEFSPQKRGVCTRVYTTTPKKPNSALRKVARVRLTNGIEVTSYIPGVGHNLQEHSVVLIRGGRVKDLPGVRYHIVRGSLDSVGVANRKQSRSKYGAKKPG
- the rpsG gene encoding 30S ribosomal protein S7; this translates as MPRRREVEKRKILPDPKFNDRLVAKFMNDVMRDGKKSTAERIVYGAFDIVESKATGEEPLKLFKKALDNVKPVLEVKSRRVGGATYQVPVEVRQDRRVALGMRWLITFAASRGEKTMAEKLAGEILDAANNRGAAVKKREDTHKMAEANKAFSHYRW
- a CDS encoding HAD-IG family 5'-nucleotidase, whose amino-acid sequence is MRSFVTESGPETPAHREIPRERRIYVNRNLRMDRIEAVGFDMDYTLAIYRMRRIEQLSFDMTIALLVRSFGYPEEILSIRYDPEFVVRGLVVDKERGNLLKMDRFNYVGRVYHGRKALPREERWRLYRDEKIRAASPRYAWIDTLFALPEASIYAEIIELLEPARRLDYGKLYDDIREAIDTVHRDGSLKSEIQKDLDGFVVRDPELGPALHKLRSSGKKLFLLTNSLWDYTSAVMTHLLDGVLPEYPSWRAYFEYVLVGGAKPRFFTESHPLLELDPGGGVIGKAEALEKGKAYQGGNLVDFEKMMGIGGEKILYVGDHIYGDIVRSKKSSLWRTCMVVEELEVELEHLMRHADELGTLAAEERRQASLEDDLNLERSRLNALDRRLIHGDLEGEPREALERTRAESKRSMEQLRRSIRETSETVSRLSGLIDEGFNRYWGLTFKEGPENSRFGEQIEDYACIYTSRVSNLLFSSPMQYFRAPRALMPHEVGLGTFSVYGTDDRRPGDRLGGDYGA
- a CDS encoding ABC transporter substrate-binding protein, with protein sequence MAWIVALAIAFAGCTRDRDPHDRDGRRVFRVGVMPNMTHAPGLLGFQSGLFRERLGNDVVVKDRVFTAGPSVIEALFAGDLDVAYIGPNPAVNGYFRSNGKALRLIAGAASGGAALVVKPRIHGPQDLVGEKVASPAIANTQDVSLRFWLRDYGLKAKSAGGNVEVLPVTPADIFSLFGRDRLAAAWVPEPWVSRLVLEAGGVVLVDERSLWPDGKFPTTVVIASTDALKARPDLVDRFLAANREAIRRLQEDPGPSRSQVQQWLNDKGKKLRPDVVKRAFDNITFTDDPLFPQIQVLARRAVVLGDLPTDEGIEGIRSPP
- a CDS encoding nitrilase-related carbon-nitrogen hydrolase, with amino-acid sequence MTVVKAAAVQIAPVLYSREGTVEKVTRRIVELGRRGVQFATFPEAVVPYYPYFSFVQSGSEMRRGEDQQRLFEQAVTVPSAATHAIADACRQAEMVVSIGINERDGGTLYDTQLLFDADGTLLQRRRKIMPTHHERMIWGQGDGSGLRAVDSEVGRIGQLVCWEHYNPLARFALMADGEQIHSAMFPGSIFGDLFTSQIEVNIRQHALEAACFVLSASAWLTDEQQARIMEDSGCSIGPISGGCFTSIVDPDGQLMGDPLRSGEGAVVAELDLSLIDRRKQMMDSVGHYSRPELLSLLIDRTPAACVHERTVENVETHGASTVH